One part of the Prochlorococcus marinus str. MIT 9313 genome encodes these proteins:
- a CDS encoding DEAD/DEAH box helicase, with protein MRESCQPKIRPRIWQQQLIQLLRRRLSPQAIQGRDVLVHAGPGAGKTLGALLSFEAMQRGGGLTRFIVFCHRNSILNQWHQASKQLGLNLQDWEAFPEQPEILKQADGWAVTYQGAGLQLETLIAELKDWAGDGLLAIADEAHHLGMNPDEPQGPAWGRTFLALTGSSKIRLGLTGTPFRADNLAFCAARRVRVEAEGALVEQISPDLCVEPSELIHAGDVRPLEFRFQDGWVEHSRPGQPDRDVSPLSAEVRESWRARNLRRAIRISDSSSIALQLLLRARRQLKKVRRHHHDAAGLVIARDIEHAGGIAQLLQEEGDRVELVHSQDRDASARLAAFQTSKADWLVSIDMCAEGFDAPRLRVVAYLTTVATRSRFIQGITRAVRISTARASLEPVPRHPSYVFAPADPLLMGHARSWSKTEPYLIRDSEAKAEENTTMGHWRGPSLPLEAVNDGAGAVIRLRTPNLPSFLQR; from the coding sequence CTGAGAGAGTCCTGCCAGCCCAAAATCCGACCCCGGATTTGGCAGCAACAGCTGATTCAGCTGCTTCGTCGCAGACTGTCTCCACAGGCAATCCAAGGGCGAGATGTGCTTGTGCATGCGGGCCCAGGTGCAGGCAAAACCCTCGGCGCCCTCCTCAGCTTCGAGGCCATGCAGCGAGGGGGTGGCTTAACGCGATTCATAGTTTTTTGCCACCGCAACTCGATCCTGAATCAATGGCACCAAGCATCTAAACAACTAGGCCTCAACTTGCAGGACTGGGAAGCCTTCCCAGAACAACCCGAGATCCTCAAACAAGCAGACGGCTGGGCCGTGACCTATCAAGGTGCCGGTCTTCAGTTAGAGACCCTGATAGCAGAACTAAAAGACTGGGCCGGTGACGGCTTACTCGCTATTGCCGATGAAGCCCACCACCTCGGGATGAATCCAGATGAACCTCAGGGCCCAGCCTGGGGACGCACCTTTCTTGCTCTCACTGGCAGCAGCAAAATACGGCTTGGTCTGACTGGCACGCCCTTCCGCGCCGACAATCTGGCCTTCTGTGCAGCCCGAAGAGTGCGCGTAGAAGCCGAGGGGGCTCTGGTGGAGCAGATCAGCCCAGATCTCTGCGTGGAACCCAGTGAGCTGATTCATGCTGGAGATGTGCGCCCCCTCGAATTCCGCTTCCAGGATGGCTGGGTGGAACACAGCCGTCCTGGACAGCCCGATCGAGATGTCTCACCCCTCTCTGCTGAAGTGCGTGAAAGCTGGCGAGCACGCAATCTACGTAGGGCTATTCGGATCTCAGACTCAAGCAGTATTGCCTTGCAACTGTTACTACGTGCACGACGTCAACTTAAGAAGGTACGTCGCCACCATCACGATGCAGCAGGCCTTGTGATCGCTAGAGATATCGAACACGCTGGTGGCATCGCCCAGCTCCTGCAAGAGGAAGGCGATCGTGTCGAGCTGGTGCACTCCCAAGACCGTGATGCCAGTGCTCGCCTGGCAGCCTTCCAAACAAGCAAAGCCGACTGGTTAGTCAGCATCGACATGTGTGCAGAGGGATTCGATGCCCCAAGACTTCGCGTGGTTGCTTATCTCACAACGGTGGCAACGCGCAGCAGATTCATACAGGGAATCACTCGCGCGGTAAGGATCTCCACAGCAAGAGCATCGTTAGAGCCGGTACCTCGTCACCCTTCCTATGTCTTTGCACCTGCAGATCCCTTACTGATGGGCCATGCCCGAAGCTGGTCGAAGACAGAGCCATATCTCATCAGAGACAGTGAAGCGAAAGCAGAGGAAAACACAACGATGGGTCACTGGCGAGGCCCAAGCCTGCCACTCGAAGCAGTCAACGATGGAGCAGGTGCTGTCATCCGACTACGCACACCAAATCTGCCCAGTTTTTTGCAGCGTTGA
- a CDS encoding N2,N2-dimethylguanosine tRNA methyltransferase: MGFAPVSTCLLNGPLGSLEVSCKQSGLNQPTTHYREGSVVLEPGGGFFRPESRPSRDLSVLLAAFQQQRREKFSPALRWLDLMAGCGIRALRWGLEAVKPSLLASGVEQLPELWVNDADLERASLLERNLAPLRQEQISLKLFHQPAEVLLSRAYLDQCRFDLIDLDCFGCPNAFLQPVLQVLASEGFLLLSSSDGRSPTGHDRPGAIRSLAAAARVHPASWEIALRLQLGVLARHAWLLGRGLEPLVSFSEGRTFRVAVRIKRRISACEESHLGLLARCEACGAQLAQPLLSLQGWSGCMCSQGGGRWAVSGPLWLGPLQSPVVLADLLVLAEQSIVPIASATLRLLHRLQSDIGLPVYCWSTAELAKRLVLSGPPSVLALVRALRFAGHEACGSAVMAGQLRTDATVTELLRICHEMCQEGR; the protein is encoded by the coding sequence ATGGGATTCGCCCCAGTCAGCACCTGTCTCTTGAATGGCCCGCTCGGCAGTCTGGAAGTCAGTTGCAAACAAAGCGGCTTGAACCAACCCACCACCCACTATCGCGAAGGCTCAGTCGTTTTGGAGCCAGGAGGTGGTTTCTTCCGCCCAGAGTCTCGTCCTTCCCGTGATCTTTCGGTTTTATTGGCTGCTTTTCAGCAGCAGAGGAGAGAGAAGTTTTCGCCTGCTTTGCGCTGGTTGGACCTTATGGCTGGTTGCGGTATTCGTGCTTTGCGCTGGGGGTTGGAGGCTGTTAAGCCCTCATTGTTGGCGTCAGGAGTAGAGCAGCTGCCAGAGCTGTGGGTGAATGATGCCGATCTTGAGCGCGCTTCTCTTTTGGAGAGGAATCTGGCCCCTCTGCGCCAAGAGCAAATCTCGCTAAAGCTTTTTCATCAGCCCGCTGAGGTCCTGCTGAGCCGTGCCTACCTCGATCAGTGTCGTTTTGATCTGATTGATCTCGATTGTTTTGGTTGTCCGAATGCGTTTCTGCAACCTGTGTTGCAGGTTCTCGCTTCTGAGGGGTTTTTGCTGCTTTCAAGCAGTGATGGTCGCTCTCCCACAGGTCATGACCGGCCAGGGGCAATTCGCAGTTTGGCTGCTGCGGCTCGGGTGCATCCAGCCAGCTGGGAGATCGCTTTGAGGCTGCAGCTTGGGGTTCTTGCACGACATGCCTGGCTGCTAGGGCGTGGCTTGGAGCCCCTGGTCAGCTTTAGTGAAGGTCGTACTTTTCGTGTTGCGGTAAGGATCAAGCGTCGAATTTCTGCATGTGAGGAGAGCCATCTTGGGCTTTTAGCTCGCTGTGAGGCTTGTGGTGCTCAGCTTGCTCAACCACTTCTCTCCCTGCAGGGATGGTCAGGGTGTATGTGTTCACAAGGAGGTGGCCGCTGGGCGGTGAGCGGTCCCCTTTGGCTGGGCCCCCTTCAGTCGCCAGTTGTGTTGGCCGATTTGTTGGTGTTAGCAGAACAGTCGATCGTTCCGATCGCATCCGCCACACTTCGGCTGTTGCATCGCTTGCAGTCTGATATCGGCTTGCCGGTCTATTGCTGGTCCACAGCTGAACTGGCCAAGCGTCTGGTTTTGTCTGGCCCGCCGTCTGTTTTGGCATTGGTCAGGGCTTTGCGTTTTGCTGGCCATGAGGCTTGCGGCAGTGCCGTGATGGCAGGACAACTACGAACCGATGCGACAGTGACCGAGCTTTTGCGGATTTGCCACGAGATGTGTCAGGAAGGGCGTTAA
- a CDS encoding NAD(P)H-binding protein: MQVLLVGGTGTLGRQIARRAIDAGHQVRCMVRKPRKGAFLQEWGCELTCGDLLDPETIDYSLDGIDAVIDAATSRPDDSASVYTTDWDGKLNLLRACEKAGVTRYVFLSLLAAEKHLNVPLMDIKFCTERLLADSSFDYTILQGVAFMQGLIGQIAIPVLENQTVWVSETPTAVAYMNTQDVARFAVAALERPETIRRSFPVVGPKAWTSEEIVQFCEKSSSKTAKVIRVSPFLIGLSQRVVSFFEQSVNMAERLAFAEVTGGGIALDAPMDDTYSCFGLDSSETTPLESYISEYYDTILKRLREMEADLDEESRKKLPF, encoded by the coding sequence ATGCAGGTTCTGTTGGTTGGTGGAACTGGCACCCTTGGGCGGCAGATAGCTCGTCGTGCCATTGATGCTGGCCATCAGGTCCGCTGCATGGTCCGAAAACCTCGTAAAGGGGCTTTCCTGCAGGAGTGGGGTTGCGAGCTCACCTGCGGCGATCTGCTTGATCCGGAGACTATTGATTACTCTCTTGATGGCATCGATGCTGTCATTGATGCGGCCACGAGCCGTCCCGATGATTCTGCGAGTGTCTACACAACCGATTGGGATGGAAAGCTCAATCTGCTGAGGGCTTGTGAGAAAGCAGGAGTGACGCGCTACGTCTTTCTTTCTTTGTTGGCAGCTGAGAAGCATCTCAACGTGCCACTGATGGACATCAAATTCTGCACCGAGAGGCTGTTGGCAGATTCGTCATTCGATTACACGATTTTGCAGGGTGTTGCCTTTATGCAGGGGTTGATCGGTCAAATCGCCATACCTGTTCTTGAAAACCAGACGGTTTGGGTGAGTGAAACGCCTACAGCAGTTGCATACATGAATACCCAAGACGTCGCACGTTTTGCTGTGGCTGCTTTGGAGCGTCCTGAAACGATCCGCCGCAGCTTTCCTGTCGTGGGTCCGAAGGCTTGGACCTCCGAAGAAATTGTGCAATTTTGCGAAAAGTCCAGCAGTAAAACAGCCAAGGTGATTCGTGTGTCACCTTTTCTGATCGGATTGAGCCAGAGAGTGGTCTCATTCTTTGAACAGTCAGTGAATATGGCTGAAAGGCTTGCTTTTGCAGAGGTCACTGGAGGAGGAATTGCTTTGGATGCACCGATGGATGACACCTATTCCTGCTTTGGCTTGGATTCTTCGGAAACCACCCCTCTTGAAAGTTATATCTCCGAGTACTACGACACGATCCTCAAGCGACTGCGTGAGATGGAGGCAGATCTCGACGAGGAAAGCAGGAAAAAGCTGCCTTTTTAA
- a CDS encoding NAD(P)(+) transhydrogenase (Re/Si-specific) subunit beta, with translation MNIAETLKFAIDLVAVLLLALGIKGLSKVRSAREANLLAAFAMALAVVGLIVNYLGTSGIAAEAWIWIIFGTVVGGCLGAITAQRVPMTSMPETVALFNGCGGMSSLLVAFGVAIFPTAAGAGEAGSAVVEDISIVVSVFVGSITFSGSIVAMAKLQGWLSTPPWMQSRVRHAVNIALAVMSLVAAIELGRRGDNVSALWLLVIGSGLLGIGVTLPIGGADMPVVISLLNSYSGVAAAAAGFVVGSQLLIVAGAMVGAAGLILTQVMCNGMNRSLVSVLFGGALGASAASGGGGEYKNITSCSAEECALTLEAAERVVIVPGYGLAVAQAQHTLREVTRALEAAGIEVTYAIHPVAGRMPGHMNVLLAEADVPYEQLKEMDVINPEFPATDVVLVLGANDVVNPQAKTDTSSPLYGMPVLDVQEARTVFVVKRGMSAGYSGIKNDLFELANTSMVFGDAKKVLGDLLVELKELGVGKKG, from the coding sequence ATGAATATTGCTGAGACCCTCAAGTTCGCGATTGACCTGGTCGCGGTTTTACTCCTTGCCCTTGGGATCAAGGGCCTTTCGAAGGTGCGCTCTGCTCGTGAGGCCAATCTCCTTGCAGCTTTTGCCATGGCGCTTGCCGTGGTGGGCTTGATCGTGAACTATCTCGGCACCAGCGGCATCGCTGCTGAAGCCTGGATTTGGATCATCTTCGGCACGGTGGTCGGTGGATGTCTCGGTGCGATCACAGCGCAGCGAGTGCCGATGACCTCCATGCCGGAGACCGTTGCTCTGTTTAACGGCTGCGGAGGCATGTCGTCGTTGTTGGTGGCTTTCGGCGTTGCAATCTTCCCGACAGCCGCTGGTGCTGGCGAAGCAGGCAGCGCAGTGGTTGAAGACATCTCGATTGTGGTGTCTGTTTTTGTTGGCTCGATCACCTTTTCAGGATCCATCGTGGCGATGGCAAAGCTGCAGGGCTGGCTGTCAACACCCCCTTGGATGCAGAGCAGGGTTCGGCATGCCGTGAACATTGCGCTTGCTGTGATGTCTTTAGTGGCTGCCATCGAACTTGGCCGCCGTGGCGACAACGTCAGTGCGCTTTGGTTGCTGGTGATCGGGTCTGGTTTGTTGGGAATCGGCGTAACGCTACCGATCGGCGGCGCTGATATGCCAGTGGTGATCTCACTTTTGAACAGTTATTCGGGAGTTGCGGCGGCGGCGGCAGGTTTCGTTGTTGGTAGTCAGTTGCTGATTGTGGCTGGCGCCATGGTTGGAGCTGCTGGTCTGATCCTTACTCAGGTGATGTGCAACGGCATGAATCGTTCGTTGGTATCCGTGTTGTTTGGTGGAGCGTTAGGAGCAAGCGCTGCTTCTGGCGGCGGTGGTGAATATAAAAACATCACCAGTTGCAGCGCTGAAGAGTGTGCCCTCACCCTTGAGGCAGCAGAGCGGGTTGTCATCGTTCCCGGTTACGGCCTGGCTGTAGCACAGGCCCAGCACACGCTTAGGGAAGTCACCCGTGCTTTGGAGGCAGCTGGAATTGAGGTCACCTATGCCATCCATCCGGTTGCTGGTCGGATGCCTGGTCATATGAACGTTCTCTTGGCTGAGGCTGATGTTCCTTATGAGCAGCTCAAGGAGATGGATGTGATTAATCCTGAGTTCCCAGCCACTGACGTGGTGCTGGTGCTAGGGGCGAACGATGTTGTGAATCCTCAGGCCAAGACCGATACAAGTTCACCTCTTTATGGCATGCCTGTGCTTGATGTGCAGGAAGCTCGCACGGTGTTCGTGGTGAAGCGGGGCATGAGTGCGGGCTACTCAGGGATTAAGAATGATCTGTTTGAACTTGCCAATACTTCCATGGTGTTTGGTGATGCCAAGAAAGTGTTGGGTGATCTTTTGGTTGAACTAAAGGAGCTTGGTGTTGGCAAGAAGGGGTGA
- the ilvN gene encoding acetolactate synthase small subunit: MKHTLSVLVEDESGALSRIAGLFARRGFNIDSLAVGPAETPGQSRLTMVVEGDDHALQQMSKQLDKLVNVLQVLDLTRQPAVERELMLLKVSAPAHQRSSIFDLVQVFRAKVVDVADGALTLEVVGDPGKLVALESLLTPYGIIEIARTGKVALVRASGVNTELLKVSPSGSRIPA, translated from the coding sequence ATGAAGCACACCCTTTCAGTGCTAGTCGAAGACGAATCCGGAGCTCTAAGCCGGATCGCAGGACTTTTTGCACGCCGTGGTTTCAACATCGACAGCCTTGCGGTGGGCCCAGCCGAAACGCCTGGACAATCCCGACTGACGATGGTTGTAGAGGGAGACGATCATGCCCTTCAACAGATGAGCAAACAGCTCGACAAACTCGTCAACGTCCTGCAGGTGCTTGATCTAACCAGGCAACCTGCAGTCGAACGAGAACTGATGCTGCTCAAAGTTTCCGCACCCGCTCACCAGCGCAGCTCCATTTTCGATCTCGTTCAGGTCTTCCGAGCGAAAGTGGTTGATGTGGCCGATGGCGCGCTTACCCTTGAGGTGGTGGGTGACCCAGGCAAGCTGGTGGCGCTCGAAAGCTTGCTGACCCCTTACGGGATTATCGAAATCGCCCGTACCGGCAAGGTCGCTCTGGTAAGGGCCTCAGGGGTAAACACCGAACTCTTAAAGGTCTCTCCGAGCGGGAGCCGAATACCGGCCTAA
- a CDS encoding NAD(P) transhydrogenase subunit alpha — protein MSFLSEALWVLLLGSLLGLELIGKVPPTLHTPLMSGANAISGITMLAALTLIIKAGNNIPLLAMGAVALGFALFNVIGGFLVTDRMLAMFSRKSARRKDNH, from the coding sequence ATGTCGTTCTTGAGTGAGGCCCTTTGGGTGCTGCTGCTTGGCAGCTTGCTTGGCCTTGAACTGATCGGCAAGGTGCCCCCCACTTTGCATACGCCTTTGATGAGTGGTGCCAATGCGATCTCGGGGATCACGATGTTGGCCGCTCTCACCCTGATCATCAAGGCCGGTAACAACATCCCTCTGTTGGCGATGGGTGCTGTTGCTCTTGGTTTCGCCTTGTTCAACGTGATTGGCGGATTTCTCGTGACTGATCGGATGCTGGCCATGTTCAGCCGCAAGTCCGCTCGCCGTAAGGACAACCACTGA
- a CDS encoding pseudouridine synthase, whose translation MNKPYGFLSQFTPEPGSQWRCLADLIPIPRVYAAGRLDADSEGLLVLTSHGRLQHRLTNPHLSHWRVYWVQVEGSPSESQLQKLASGVIIKGKRTRPALASWLKGNVAPIVREREPPIRVRQSIPTSWLELKLKEGRNRQVRRMTAAVGLPTLRLIRHRIELMDGEPPLSIEGMDPGQWRQVSSRETNLLLSLLNHPAADPQA comes from the coding sequence TTGAACAAGCCCTACGGCTTCCTAAGCCAGTTCACCCCAGAACCAGGCAGCCAGTGGAGGTGCTTAGCAGACTTGATCCCCATACCCAGGGTGTATGCGGCAGGCCGCCTAGATGCTGACAGCGAAGGCCTCTTGGTTCTCACTTCCCATGGTCGCCTGCAGCATCGACTCACCAATCCCCATTTGAGCCACTGGCGGGTTTATTGGGTGCAAGTAGAGGGTTCACCTAGTGAAAGTCAACTACAAAAACTTGCCTCAGGAGTGATCATCAAGGGAAAGAGAACCCGTCCTGCCCTAGCGAGCTGGCTGAAGGGAAACGTTGCTCCGATCGTGAGAGAGCGTGAACCACCCATCCGTGTGCGGCAAAGCATCCCCACTAGCTGGCTTGAATTGAAGTTAAAAGAAGGGAGAAACAGACAGGTTCGACGGATGACAGCAGCCGTAGGGCTGCCAACCCTTCGCTTGATCCGTCATCGCATCGAGCTTATGGATGGTGAGCCACCCCTCAGCATTGAAGGGATGGATCCTGGCCAATGGAGGCAGGTCTCATCAAGAGAGACCAACCTCCTGCTGTCCCTCCTCAATCATCCGGCAGCTGACCCACAAGCGTGA
- a CDS encoding methyltransferase domain-containing protein, which produces MSSSCCSPSASGPGADALDQTQAVEERYGAAAHAQEACLCTPVAFDLSLLKAIPREVVERDYGCGDPTRWVKPGDTVLDLGSGSGKNAFICAQLIGSAGAVIGVDRNVEMLNLARQAAPVVAERIGFANVRFVEGAIEALEAPQVDGSPLIADRSIDVVLSNCVLNLVNPADRKNLLANIRRVLRPGGRLAVSDIVCDKPVPLALQQDPELWSGCISGAWQEEAFLQDFRALGFEKVSYADRSDQPWQVVEDIEFRAVTLVGQLPDD; this is translated from the coding sequence ATGAGCAGTAGTTGCTGTAGTCCCTCTGCTTCAGGCCCTGGAGCTGATGCGTTAGATCAGACGCAGGCTGTAGAGGAGCGCTATGGAGCTGCAGCGCATGCCCAGGAAGCTTGTTTGTGTACCCCGGTGGCTTTCGATCTCAGCCTGCTTAAGGCCATCCCTCGTGAAGTTGTAGAGCGCGATTACGGCTGCGGTGACCCAACTCGATGGGTTAAGCCTGGTGACACTGTGCTTGATCTTGGCAGTGGCAGTGGCAAGAACGCTTTTATTTGTGCCCAGCTGATCGGTTCGGCGGGTGCCGTGATTGGGGTGGATCGCAATGTTGAGATGCTCAACCTGGCTCGTCAGGCCGCACCAGTTGTGGCGGAGCGGATTGGCTTTGCCAATGTGCGCTTTGTCGAGGGCGCTATCGAAGCGCTTGAAGCCCCTCAGGTTGATGGGTCTCCGCTTATTGCCGATCGGTCGATTGATGTGGTGTTGAGCAACTGTGTGCTCAATTTGGTGAATCCTGCAGATCGTAAGAATCTGCTGGCCAACATTCGCAGGGTTTTGCGGCCAGGTGGACGGCTTGCTGTTAGCGATATCGTCTGTGATAAGCCAGTACCCCTTGCTCTTCAGCAGGATCCGGAACTGTGGAGTGGCTGCATTAGTGGGGCCTGGCAGGAAGAGGCCTTCCTGCAGGATTTTCGTGCTTTGGGCTTTGAGAAGGTGAGCTATGCCGATCGTTCTGATCAACCCTGGCAGGTGGTTGAAGACATTGAATTTCGCGCCGTCACGCTTGTGGGTCAGCTGCCGGATGATTGA
- the infA gene encoding translation initiation factor IF-1 — translation MIETSGVIEKEQGNGFYLVTLEQPAGHQCLCRAAGKLTKFRIKLLAGDKVLVEISPYDLTRGRITYRERNAGAPGGRPGGNRPGGPRRR, via the coding sequence ATGATCGAAACCTCGGGTGTGATTGAGAAGGAACAAGGCAACGGGTTCTATCTGGTCACCCTTGAGCAGCCCGCCGGTCATCAGTGTTTATGTCGTGCCGCCGGCAAGCTCACCAAGTTCCGCATCAAATTGCTCGCTGGTGACAAGGTGCTAGTGGAGATCAGTCCCTATGACCTCACTCGAGGCAGAATCACTTATCGAGAGCGAAATGCTGGAGCCCCAGGGGGGCGCCCGGGTGGAAATCGCCCTGGTGGCCCACGACGACGTTAA
- the petM gene encoding cytochrome b6-f complex subunit PetM yields MASEIFGIAAVFWVLIPVGLAGGALLLKLQGD; encoded by the coding sequence ATGGCTTCGGAGATTTTCGGGATTGCTGCCGTCTTCTGGGTGTTGATCCCAGTTGGTCTTGCAGGTGGTGCTCTCTTATTGAAGCTTCAGGGGGACTGA
- a CDS encoding Re/Si-specific NAD(P)(+) transhydrogenase subunit alpha produces MPRLLIQLESAMGETRVAASPDTVKKFLSLGSKVAIERGAGLAAGFVDAVYGNVGAELVTPGDEQFWGQTDLLLCVHAPSEISLQKLRPGATIVGLLAPYSNSALAAALKSAKLSAMALELLPRISRAQSADALSSQANIAGYKAVLLAAAALDRYFPMLMTAAGTVQPARVVVLGAGVAGLQAVATAKRLGAVVYVSDVRSAVKEQVESLGARFIDPPEIEQRPDESGGYAKQASEAFLAAQREQLSNQLAQADVVICTAQVPGRKAPRLISDLMLDRMRPGAVVVDLAVEQGGNCANTRPGETVDRNGVKLIGASDLPCSVPNHASALYSRNLVALLEPVLKDGQLSLNIEDELIAGCLISHNGEIRHNNVFNMGGSN; encoded by the coding sequence TTGCCCAGACTCTTAATTCAGCTGGAATCGGCGATGGGAGAAACCCGTGTTGCGGCTTCGCCGGACACGGTGAAAAAGTTTCTTTCTCTGGGCAGCAAGGTTGCCATTGAGCGGGGTGCAGGCCTTGCCGCAGGTTTTGTTGATGCTGTTTATGGAAACGTTGGTGCTGAGCTGGTCACCCCTGGGGATGAACAGTTCTGGGGTCAGACGGATTTACTCCTCTGTGTGCATGCACCGTCTGAAATCTCATTGCAGAAGCTGCGGCCTGGAGCCACCATTGTTGGCTTGTTGGCCCCTTACAGCAATTCTGCTTTGGCGGCGGCGCTGAAATCGGCCAAGCTCTCAGCGATGGCCCTAGAGCTGCTGCCGAGAATTAGTCGGGCACAGTCTGCGGATGCTCTGTCCTCTCAGGCCAATATTGCTGGCTACAAGGCGGTGCTGTTGGCTGCAGCTGCCCTCGATCGTTACTTCCCGATGTTGATGACGGCAGCTGGCACAGTGCAGCCAGCACGGGTCGTGGTATTGGGTGCTGGTGTGGCTGGATTGCAGGCAGTTGCTACGGCAAAGCGGCTGGGTGCGGTGGTCTACGTCAGTGATGTTCGCTCTGCCGTGAAGGAGCAGGTGGAGTCACTTGGAGCACGCTTTATCGATCCCCCTGAGATTGAGCAGAGGCCAGATGAGTCTGGTGGCTATGCCAAGCAGGCTTCTGAGGCTTTCCTGGCGGCTCAGCGTGAGCAGCTCTCCAATCAGTTGGCGCAGGCCGATGTGGTGATCTGTACTGCTCAGGTGCCTGGGAGAAAAGCTCCCAGATTGATCAGTGATCTCATGCTCGATCGCATGCGCCCAGGAGCTGTGGTGGTCGATCTTGCCGTTGAACAGGGTGGAAATTGTGCGAATACGCGTCCTGGTGAAACAGTCGATCGCAACGGCGTGAAGTTGATCGGTGCCTCCGATCTCCCTTGCAGTGTGCCCAATCACGCTAGTGCTCTTTACTCCCGCAATTTGGTGGCTCTGTTGGAGCCCGTTTTGAAGGACGGCCAGCTCAGTCTCAACATTGAGGATGAGTTAATTGCCGGATGCCTGATCAGTCACAACGGTGAGATTCGCCATAACAATGTGTTCAACATGGGAGGGTCCAACTGA
- a CDS encoding alpha/beta fold hydrolase — MVQAALFATDFQTAERAIQETGADWGESHDWYWQGLRCHWRVLGAEDARPLVLIHGFGASSAHWRHNAAPLKAAGFRVYSIDLIGFGASAQPGLKQFRRLDNRLWGKQLAAFLEQIVQASPSQQAVLIGNSLGALTALTTAAFRPDLVGAVVAAPLPDPALVEPLSFHPTRWWRRLKHKLIAIIFRLLPLELIVPLIARTPLLKAALQMGYHHSIHLDHELLHLIAQPARRPSAARALRAMCVGMTLRPVGCTAPRLLKRLASRPDRPPILLLWGREDRFVPLKIGHRLQHQYPWITLSVLNETGHCPHDESTQAFDQAVFSWLNLNLGNEQ, encoded by the coding sequence TTGGTTCAAGCCGCTTTGTTTGCAACTGACTTCCAGACTGCCGAGCGGGCCATTCAAGAGACAGGTGCTGACTGGGGCGAATCCCATGATTGGTATTGGCAAGGCCTACGTTGTCACTGGCGTGTACTGGGAGCAGAGGATGCACGGCCACTCGTGCTCATCCACGGATTCGGTGCCAGCAGCGCTCATTGGCGACACAATGCTGCACCCCTAAAAGCGGCAGGATTCCGCGTCTACAGCATTGATCTGATCGGTTTTGGAGCTTCAGCCCAGCCAGGACTGAAGCAATTTCGACGCCTCGACAATCGACTGTGGGGCAAACAATTAGCAGCCTTTCTTGAGCAAATTGTCCAGGCCAGCCCCTCTCAACAAGCAGTACTAATAGGCAATTCTCTAGGAGCACTAACGGCTCTCACCACAGCCGCATTCCGCCCAGACCTTGTTGGAGCTGTGGTAGCAGCTCCATTACCGGATCCTGCATTGGTTGAACCATTGAGCTTCCACCCCACCCGCTGGTGGCGCCGGTTAAAGCACAAGTTGATCGCAATCATCTTCCGCCTCTTGCCTCTGGAACTGATTGTTCCTCTCATCGCACGAACGCCACTCCTTAAAGCAGCTCTTCAAATGGGCTACCACCACTCCATCCATTTAGACCATGAGCTACTACACCTGATCGCCCAACCTGCAAGGCGACCCTCGGCAGCTCGCGCCCTACGAGCGATGTGCGTTGGCATGACACTGCGGCCAGTGGGCTGCACAGCTCCTCGCTTACTAAAACGCCTTGCTAGCAGGCCCGATCGCCCCCCCATATTGCTTCTCTGGGGACGAGAGGACCGTTTTGTGCCATTAAAAATTGGCCATCGACTGCAGCATCAATACCCATGGATAACGCTTTCAGTGCTTAATGAAACTGGCCATTGCCCCCATGACGAATCCACCCAGGCTTTTGATCAAGCCGTGTTCAGCTGGCTGAACCTTAATTTAGGTAATGAACAATAA